A region of Gracilinanus agilis isolate LMUSP501 chromosome 3, AgileGrace, whole genome shotgun sequence DNA encodes the following proteins:
- the SH2D5 gene encoding SH2 domain-containing protein 5 has protein sequence MQKVGAAARRASDTALTPHRSRGITKFAQYVGSFTVDDLGLQEKVWRVQQQLWALKDCPRRRAVILKFSLQGLKIYSAEGETLLMAHALKRILYSTWCPAECQFAFISRNPRSPANKLFCHLFAGSQPGEVQILHLLLCRSFQLSYLLQHPEDHAQPGPGPPAEEPPRPLPSPGGPAGLIREPFGRDQVSQNVHALVSFRRLPAPADGPTGSSKETSEAEGRGVSARHSRLGNPYCSPTLVRKKAIRSKVIHSGAYRCCTYETQLQQSAREAFPAAWERWAQGASGLACLVESEGSLTENIWAFAGLSRARALSLLRRDVLGAFLLWPEAGPGGQWCLSVKTQCGVVPHQIFRTNLGKFSVEHLPTEFPSLEALVEHHSGAERSLFCPLDMGRLNPCYEAQDYGPSRPPWPRGHPKQEARQQELG, from the exons TACGTGGGCTCCTTTACTGTAGATGACCTGGGGCTTCAGGAGAAAGTGTGGAGGGTCCAGCAGCAGCTATGGGCCTTGAAG GACTGCCCTAGGCGCAGAGCCGTGATCCTAAAGTTCAGTCTTCAGGGCCTTAAGATCTACAGTGCTGAGGGGGAG ACCCTCCTGATGGCTCATGCCCTGAAGCGGATCCTCTACTCCACCTGGTGCCCAGCTGAATGCCAGTTTGCCTTCATCTCCCGGAACCCACGGAGCCCTGCCAACAAGCTCTTCTGTCATTTGTTTGCAGGCAGCCAGCCTGGGGAG GTCCAGATCCTCCACCTGCTGCTCTGCCGTTCCTTTCAGCTCTCCTACCTCTTGCAGCACCCTGAGGATCATGCCCAGCCTGGACCAGGGCCACCTGCGGAGGAGCCCCCCAGGCCACTGCCCAGCCCCGGGGGTCCTGCCGGGTTGATCAGGGAGCCCTTCGGCCGGGATCAGGTCTCTCAAAATGTCCACGCCCTGGTCTCCTTCCGGCGGCTGCCAGCCCCAGCCGATGGGCCGACAGGCAGCTCG AAGGAAACGTCGGAGGCAGAAGGACGAGGGGTCTCGGCCCGCCACTCCCGCCTGGGGAACCCTTACTGCTCCCCGACCCTTGTGCGAAAGAAGGCGATTCGGAGCAAGGTGATCCATTCGGGGGCCTATCGCTGCTGTACCTACGAAACCCAGCTGCAGCAGTCTGCACGGGAGgcct TTCCCGCTGCCTGGGAGAGGTGGGCCCAGGGGGCCAGTGGCCTGGCCTGCCTGGTGGAGAGCGAGGGAAGCCTGACCGAGAACATCTGGGCCTTCGCCGGCCTCTCTAG GGCCCGGGCACTCTCCCTGCTCCGAAGAGATGTCCTTGGGGCCTTTCTGCTGTGGCCCGAGGCTGGTCCCGGTGGCCAGTGGTGCCTGTCAGTGAAGACTCAGTGTGGTGTGGTCCCCCATCAGATCTTCAGGACTAACTTGGGCAAGTTCAGTGTGGAA CATCTGCCCACAGAGTTCCCCAGCCTGGAGGCCTTGGTGGAGCACCATTCAGGAGCTGAGCGGAGCCTTTTCTGTCCCCTGGACATGGGACGTCTGAACCCCTGCTATGAAGCACAGGACTATGGGCCCAGCCGGCCTCCATGGCCCCGGGGCCACCCCAAGCAAGAGGCCCGGCAGCAAGAACTGGGCTAA